Proteins from a genomic interval of Corythoichthys intestinalis isolate RoL2023-P3 chromosome 3, ASM3026506v1, whole genome shotgun sequence:
- the golph3a gene encoding Golgi phosphoprotein 3 isoform X1 has translation MTSLTQRNSGLVQRRTEASRSAADKDHSPGKEDQEFRPGEDRGDDDSRDSKETRLTLMEEVLLLGLKDREGYTSFWNDCISSGLRGCMLIELALRGRLELEACGMRRKGLLARKVICKSDAPTGDVLLDEALKHIKDTQPPETVQSWVELLSGETWNPLKLHYQLRNVRERLAKNLVEKGVLTTEKQNFLLFDMTTHPLTNNNLKQRLIKKVQEAVLERWVNDPHRMDKRLLALIFLAHSSDVLENAFAPLLDDQYDLAMKRVRQLLELEPESESMKANTNELLWAVIAAFTK, from the exons ATGACTTCGTTGACTCAGCGGAATTCGGGCCTTGTGCAGAGGCGAACCGAAGCCTCTCGTAGTGCCGCTGACAAAGACCACTCGCCCGGCAAAGAGGACCAAGAGTTTAGGCCAGGAGAAGATCGAGGCGATGACGATAGTCGAGACTCAAAAgaaacacgcttgactttaaTGGAAGAGGTGCTGTTATTGGGACTTAAAGACCGAGAG ggATATACATCCTTCTGGAATGACTGCATTTCATCAGGGTTACGAGGGTGCATGCTGATTGAGCTCGCTTTACGCGGACGTCTTGAGTTGGAAGCCTGTGGTATGCGGAGGAAAGGTCTGCTTGCCAGAAAG GTCATTTGTAAGTCAGATGCTCCGACAGGGGACGTCCTTCTGGATGAAGCATTAAAACACATCAAAGACACCCAACCACCAGAGACTGTGCAGAGTTGGGTTGAACTACTCAGTG GAGAGACATGGAATCCCCTGAAACTCCATTATCAACTGAGAAACGTCCGTGAAAGACTCGCCAAAAATTTGGTGGAGAAAGGTGTTCTTACCACTGAAAAGCAGAACTTCCTGCTTTTTGATATGACCACGCACCCGCTTACTAACAACAATCTCAAGCAGCGCCTGATTAAGAAGGTCCAGGAGGCTGTATTGGAAAGGTGGGTGAATGACCCCCATCGAATGGACAAGCGACTTCTTGCACTCATCTTCTTAGCCCATTCCTCTGATGTCCTGGAAAATGCCTTTGCACCATTGTTGGATGACCAGTACGACCTGGCAATGAAAAGGGTACGGCAGCTTCTTGAATTGGAGCCTGAAAGTGAAAGCATGAAGGCTAACACAAATGAGCTCTTATGGGCTGTAATAGCTGCATTCACCAAATGA
- the golph3a gene encoding Golgi phosphoprotein 3 isoform X2, which produces MEEVLLLGLKDREGYTSFWNDCISSGLRGCMLIELALRGRLELEACGMRRKGLLARKVICKSDAPTGDVLLDEALKHIKDTQPPETVQSWVELLSGETWNPLKLHYQLRNVRERLAKNLVEKGVLTTEKQNFLLFDMTTHPLTNNNLKQRLIKKVQEAVLERWVNDPHRMDKRLLALIFLAHSSDVLENAFAPLLDDQYDLAMKRVRQLLELEPESESMKANTNELLWAVIAAFTK; this is translated from the exons aTGGAAGAGGTGCTGTTATTGGGACTTAAAGACCGAGAG ggATATACATCCTTCTGGAATGACTGCATTTCATCAGGGTTACGAGGGTGCATGCTGATTGAGCTCGCTTTACGCGGACGTCTTGAGTTGGAAGCCTGTGGTATGCGGAGGAAAGGTCTGCTTGCCAGAAAG GTCATTTGTAAGTCAGATGCTCCGACAGGGGACGTCCTTCTGGATGAAGCATTAAAACACATCAAAGACACCCAACCACCAGAGACTGTGCAGAGTTGGGTTGAACTACTCAGTG GAGAGACATGGAATCCCCTGAAACTCCATTATCAACTGAGAAACGTCCGTGAAAGACTCGCCAAAAATTTGGTGGAGAAAGGTGTTCTTACCACTGAAAAGCAGAACTTCCTGCTTTTTGATATGACCACGCACCCGCTTACTAACAACAATCTCAAGCAGCGCCTGATTAAGAAGGTCCAGGAGGCTGTATTGGAAAGGTGGGTGAATGACCCCCATCGAATGGACAAGCGACTTCTTGCACTCATCTTCTTAGCCCATTCCTCTGATGTCCTGGAAAATGCCTTTGCACCATTGTTGGATGACCAGTACGACCTGGCAATGAAAAGGGTACGGCAGCTTCTTGAATTGGAGCCTGAAAGTGAAAGCATGAAGGCTAACACAAATGAGCTCTTATGGGCTGTAATAGCTGCATTCACCAAATGA